Sequence from the Nocardia brasiliensis genome:
CCACACACCGGTGATCGCCATCGGCGGCTTCGCCGACACCGACCCGGTGCCGACCCTAGAGCAGTTCCAGGGCTTCGTCCGCGACCACGAACTCAGCTACTACCTGGTCCAGGAGATGCAACTACCCGCGACCTGGCGCACCGGCGCGCACGCTCCCAGCACGCCCACACCGCCATGGCAGGTCACCGGCAAACCCGAGATCGCGGACTGGGTCGCACACCACTACCCCGCCACCCGCATCGGCAACATCGCCGTCTACGACCTCACCGCCCACCCCAACTGAGGACCCCCAGGCCCGTAGTGGGTCAGCGGCGGAGCCAGTCGCGCAGACGACCGGTCAGGTGGCGGCCGGAGTCGCGATCGCGTTCGGCGAAAAGGAATTTCAGCTCCTCCTCTAGCGCCTTGCGCGTGACGTCGCGCAATTCCTTTGCGGCCGTAGCGCGGTCAGGGGCGTCGCGCCACGGGGCCGGATCGATGGGGGTGCCCGCGGAGAAGTAGAAGCGTTCCGGGCGGGGCAGCACGGTGGGACCGATGCCGCGCAGCAGCGGTGGGGTCAGATCGGGGTTGAGGCCGAGGGCTTGCACGGTCCAGCGCAGCGGGCGCAGCACCGGATGGTCGCCGTCGACGACGATGTCGTAGGCGTCGTCGACACCGATCATCGCGACCGGCACGATCGGCGCGCCCGCTTCGATCGCCATGCGGGCGAAGCCGCTGCGGCCCTCCCATTTGAGAACGTACTTCTCGTTCTTGCGGCGCACCGCCTCACGCCCGCCACCGGGGAACACGATGACGGCGTCCCCGCGGCGCAGCAGGGCGAGGCAGTTGCCCCGGGTGCCGCGGACCGCGCCGTAGCGGTGCAGGAAATGCCGCAGGCCGGGCACGGCGATCAGCACGTTCTCGGCGAGCCCGCGGATCAGCCTGCCGCGGCGACGCAGCACCTCCGGCAGCAGCAGCGGGGCGTCGATCCCGCCCATCAGGTTGTGGTTGCCGACCAGCAGCACGGGGCCTTCGGCCGGAATGTTGTCCAGGCCGTAGAAGCGCGGGCTGGTCCACGCGCGCAGCGGCGCGAGCAGCGTCTCGATCACCCGCACGTCGGTGTCGGTCAGCGAGACGTGCAGTGGCGCACCGTCGCTGAGCGCCGGTTGCTCGTGCTCGAGTACGTCCGACTGCCGATCTCCGATACCGGCCGACCCCGCGCGGTCGTGCGACATAGCACCCTCCTGATGTCGTTGCGACCGACGATAGCGTAACGAAAACCACTGTGTCGCATCGCATGTGAGCCCCGCCACAGCCCGACCGGTCTGCTCCGCGCAGCCAGGGACCAGCTTTCGAGCGACTCTTCACCGCGAGACCCGCGAGCGCGACGCCGTGACATCGCACGCGACGCACCCGAGTCCGTCGACCGCCCGGACGACGCCGCGAACACCGACCGACCACGATGTGAGCGACTTAACGCCGCCGATCAACGCCTCACCCATCAGCTCCGCGCTTCCACACGCCGCAGTACCGCTGGGCGCATGGTGCTCATGCGGACGCCGAGCTCCCGGCACTTCGCACGTGGTCAGCGGGTGCGGGAACGCGGACCTGGTGTGCGAAGTTCGGCCGGGACCGGGTCAGGGAGCGGGGTGGCCGTTTGTTTCGGGGCCGCCCGCGTGCGCGTACTCGGCGAGGGCGGCGGCCAGTGCGTGCGGCACGCGGGCGCGGACGCGGGTGCCGCCCTCCTCGTGGTCCGAGGTGATGATGCGGCCGTCCGCGTGGATGCGGGCGAGCAGGTCGCCGCGGGTGTACGGGAGCAGCACGCCCACCTCGACGTCGAGGCCACCGAGCACTTCGGCGAGCCGATCGCGCAGCGCCTCGATGCCGATGCCGGCGTGCACCGAGACGAACTCGGCGTCGGGGAGCTGGCCGCGCAGGCGGGTCAGCGCCAACTGGTCCAGCGCGTCGATCTTGTTGACCACCAGCAGTTCCGGCGGCGCCACCGTGCCCTGCTCCTTGATCACGTCGGTGATCACCTCGCGGACCGCCTTGATCTGTTCGGCGGGCAGCGGGTCGGAGCCGTCGACCACGTGCAGCAGCAGGTCGGCGCCGGTCACCTCTTCCAGGGTGGACCGGAACGCCTCGACCAGCTGGGTCGGCAGGTGCCGGACGAAACCGACGGTGTCGGTGAACACGACCTCGCGGCCGTCGTCCAGGTCGGCGCGGCGGGTGGTCGGATCGAGGGTGGCGAACAGCGCGTCCTGCACCAGCAGACCCGCGCCGGTGAGCGCGTTCATCAGGCTGGACTTGCCCGCGTTGGTGTAGCCGACGATCGCGACGGACGGGATCCCGCTGGAGTTGCGGCGCGCGCGCATCGTGTCGCGCGCGGTCTTCATCTCCCGGATCTCGCGGCGCAGCTTGGCCATTCGCTCGCGGATGCGGCGGCGGTCGGTTTCGATCTTCGTCTCACCGGGGCCGCGCAGACCCACACCGCCGTTGCTGCCCGCTCGGCCACCGGCCTGGCGGGACATCGACTCACCCCAGCCGCGCAGTCGCGGCAGCATGTATTCCATCTGCGCGAGCGCGACCTGCGCCTTGCCCTCGCGCGAGGTGGCGTGCTGGGCGAAGATGTCCAGGATCAACGCGGTCCGGTCGATCACCTTGACCTTGACGACCTTTTCCAGCGCGGTCAGCTGCGCCGGGGTCAGTTCACCGTCGCAGATCACCGTGTCGGCGCCGGTTTCCAGCACGACGGCACGCAGCTCCTCGGCCTTGCCGGAGCCGATGTAGGTGGCCGGGTCCGGCTTGTCGCGGCGCTGGATCAGTCCCTCCAGCACCTGCGATCCCGCGGTCTCGGCGAGCGCGGCCAGTTCGGTCATGCTCGCGTCGGCCTGGGCGGCGCTTCCCGCGGTCCACACCCCGACCAGTACGACCCGTTCCAGGCGCAGCTGCCGGTATTCGACCTCGGTGATATCGGTGAGCTCGGTGGACAGCCCGGCGACGCGACGCAGCGAGCTGCGTTCGTCGAGCTGCATTTCGCCGACCGTCGGCTCGGCCGGGGTCCATCCCCCGGAACGCTTCATCCGTGCCGCGTGCTGGGCCACGACATCACCGATATCGGCATCATCGAACTCGCCGCCGGTCATATCGTTGTCGAAATCGGAGGTACTGATGTCCTCGGCCCCCTCGGTGAAATCTTCGGCACGGGTGAATTCGTCAGTGATTTGTTTCGTCATACAACGTCCATGGTCCCACGAGATACCGACATGGCGCATTCGGATATTCGGCACCGCCGTGCCACGCGTGTCCCGATCCGAGCTCGCCTCAGAGCCCCAGCCACCAGCTTTCGGCGATCCGGCCCGAGGCGAGCAGCACCGACGGCCCGCGCAGCGTCGCGACGCCCTCGACCAGCCCGACGGTCACTTCGCCGCCCGGAACGCGCACCCGCACCTCGCCGCTGTCGGTGCCGACGCGGAAGCCATCGCGCACCAGTGCCGCGGTCGCCGCGGCAACGGTTCCGGTTCCGCAGGAACGGGTTTCGCCGACACCGCGTTCGTAGACCCGCATGTCCACGGCACGGTCGGCGTCGAGCGCGGTCAGGATCTCCACGTTGACCCCGTGCGGGAACAGGTCGGGGTCGTAGCCCGGGGGCACGCTGAGGTCGAGCTTGCCGAGGGCGTCCACGGTCAGCTCGGGGTCGACACAGGCCAGATGCGGGTTGCCGACGTCGATCCCGATGCCCTGGTAGCCCCAGCCCGCGATGGTGGCGGTGGATTCGCCGAGTTCGCGAACCCGGCCCATGTCGACGGTGACCTCGCCGTCGACCGCGGTCGCGGCGTGCACGACCACCGGGCGTCCCCCCGCGCGGCTACCCACCACGAACGTATCGCTCGATTCGAGCCCGGACGCCACCAGGTAGTGCGCGAACACGCGGGTGCCGTTGCCGCACATCTCGGCGATCGAGCCGTCGGCGTTGCGGTAGTCCATGAACCAGTCGTTCTCGCGCACGCCATCGGGCAGTTCGGTGAGCACGCCCGCGGCTCGCAACGCCGCGGCGCGCGCGACCCGCAGCACCCCGTCGGCGCCCAGGCCACGCTGGCGATCACACAGCGCGCTCACCCGCGCCGGGGTCAGCTCCAGCCGAACCTCGGGGTCGGGCAGCACCACGAAATCGTTCTGGGTGCCGTGCCCCTTGGCGAACTCGAAATCCGACACGTACGTGTTCTCCCTAATTCGTCGTCATTTGGCAAACGTCCGGCGCTGCCGGGAAATTTCATAGAGCGCCACGGCCGCCGCGGACGGCGCGCCGAGCGAACTGGCGGTGCCGCCCATCGGAATGTGCACCATGTCGTCACATGCTTGCTGCCAGGCCGCGCTCATGCCACCCGTCTCGTTCCCGACCACGAGAATCGTCGCCTCGGTGAAGTCGTGATCATAGGCCGCGCGAGGGCCGTGCTCGTCGGTGCCGACGATCCGGGTCGGAATGCCGCGCCGCACTTGCCGATCCCGGAATTCGAGCACCTGCGCGGGACCGGCAGCGCGCAGCACCGGCATCGCGAACAGCGAACCGGTCGAGGCGCGCACGGCCTGCGGGTCGTACTGGTCGGCGCCGTGCCCGGTGACCACCACCCCGCTCGCGCCGAACGCGTCCGCCGAGCGGATCAGCGTGCCGAGGTTGCCCGGCGAATTCGGCCGATCGAACACCACGACCACGGGCGCGTCCTCGCCAGGCTCCCCCGGTTCGAAAGTGGCCAGATCCTCCTGACGCGAGACCGCGACCGCCACCACTTCCGGTATGCCGCCGGTCTTTTCGCCCAGCTCGGCCATCAGCTCGGGCACCAGGCCGACCTGCGGGACGTCGCTGGTGTCGAGCAGCTGCCTGGCCCAGCTGGACAGCTCAGGCGTGCCGAGGCGGTAGAGCAGCGTCTCCAGCGGCCAGTCGTTGGCCAGCGCCTGGGTGATCGGCCGGACGCCCTGCACCAGGAAGCGTCCGTCGCGGTGGCGTTTGGTGCGGTTGTTCAGGTAGGCCTGCCACACCTGGACGGAGGCGTTTCGCGTGCTCACACGTCGGGTCACTGCGGGGTCCGTTCTTTCTCGTCGAGCAGGGCGAGCGTCCTCGCCACCAGGTCGGGTGCCGCGCCGTCCACCCAGCGCACCCGCGGGTCGCGGCGAAACCACGAGCGCTGTCGCCGAACGTAGCGCCGAGTGCCGATCAGGGTGCGTTCTCGGGCGTGTTCGAGGTCGTATTCGTTGTCGAGGTAGGCCAGGACCTGGGCGTAGCCGATGGCGCGACGGGCGGTGACGCCCTCGCGCAGGCCGTGCTCGAGCAGGGCGCGCACCTCGTCGACGAGTCCGCGCTCGAACATGAGCGCGGTGCGGCGTTCGATCCGCTCGTCCAGTTCGGCGGTGTCGCGGTCGACGCCGATGATCACGGTGTCCCAGCGCGGGGTGCCGATCTCGGGCGCGGACGCGGCGAACGGGCGCCCGGTCAGCTCGACCACCTCGAGCGCGCGCACCATGCGCCGTCCGTCGGTGGGCAGGATGGTGGCGGCCGCGGCCGGGTCGGCGGCCCGCAGCGCGGCGTGCACGGCCGCGACGCCACCCTCGGCGAGCACCGCCTCCCAGCGCGCGCGCACCGCCGGATCGGTGGCCGGGAACGACCATTCGTCCAACAGCGCTTGCACATACATCATCGAACCGCCGACGATCACCGGCACGCGACCGCGCGCCATGATCGCCGCCACGTCGGCGGCGGCCGAGCTCTGGTAGGCGGCGACGGTCGCGGTCTCGGTCACCGCGAGCACGTCGAGTTGGTGGTGCGGGATGCCGCGGCGTTCGTCGGGGGTCAGTTTGGCGGTGCCGACGTCCATGCCGCGATAGAGCTGCATCGCGTCGATGTTGACAATCTCGCCGCCGAGCCGCTCGGCGAGGGCGAGCCCGAGCTCGGACTTACCGGTGGCGGTGGGGCCGACGACCGCGACGGGGGTGATCACGCCGCCGCCGTTCCGGTGGGCCGCCACAGGCTCACGTGGTAACCGACACCGAATGGCGCGGCGCGGTAGCGCGTCTCGACCGCGGGATCGCGGTCGAACAATCCGGCGAGCACCTGATAGGCGGCCCGGCCCGACAGCACGAGCTCCGCGCACAACTCGGGGTCCAGCCCGCGCAGGGCCGTGCGGTCGCCGGTGGACAACGCGCGGTCCAGGCCGTCCTGCACCGCGGCGGCCCGCTCGTCCAGATATCCCGGCGCTTTCACCGACAACGTGGCCGCACCGTCGGCGATTACGAGCACACCGTGGCGCACCTCCGAATTGTCCAGTTCGGCGCGAAGTTTCGCGCCGAACTCGACGCAGTCGGGCACCGGGGTGTCCACGGCGACCAGACGCACCTCGGCACTCACGGCCGGCGCGACCTGCCCCCGCAACCATCCGGCGATCAGCACCGGCAGCGGAAGCTGCGGGTCGGCCTCGGGCGCGGCGGCCGCGGACAACGCGACCCGCACATCGGCCCCGAACCCGCGAAAGGTACCGACCACCTCGGGACCGAACACCTCGGTGGACGCGCCGGTACCGACCACGATCCACCGATCCGTCACGGCCGCGAGGTCGCGCGCCGCCCCCAGTACCGCCGCGCGCAGCCGTGCCCGCGGATCACCGTCGTGACCGGGGAGCGCGCCCGACTCGGCACCACAGAGCTCGGGCACCAGGATCGGTGGCGACGGGATCAGGGCGGCAATCGAGAACACGACGTAACCGTAACCGTTGCCTCGGCCGCCCTCGCGCACCGCGGGTAGCGCCCCGGTTCGAGTGTCTCTGCCGCAAAGTGCGCCGAGATTGATACTGTTCGAGAAGCTACAACCCAGGTCATCAGGGGTTGCAATCCCCGAGATTCCTCCGAGTGAAGGCGTGGGTCGATGGTCACAAGGGCTCGGACCGGGTTCAATGGGATGAGCTAGGGCGTAACCAGGCAGCCGTGACGCGCGGCAGGGACGAGGAGCAATGACCGACAGCAACGGAACCGCGAAAGCCAGCCCCGGCAAGATGCCGCGCTCTTCCGGTGCCCCGAAACCCGGCGGTTCGATCCAGCCCCCCAAACCGCACGCGACGCCGGGACCGGCCCAACAGCACCCGCACCCGGTCGTCGTGCCGACCGTCACCGACCCCAGCGCGTGGGGCCGCGTCGACGACGACGGCACCGCCTGGGTGAAGACCGCCGACGGCGAACGTCAGGTCGGCTCGTGGCAGGCCGGTGACGCGGCCGAGGGGCTCGCCCACTTCGGCCGCCGGTTCGACGACCTGGCCACCGAGGTCGCGCTGCTCGAAGCCCGCCTCGCCGCGGGCGCGGACGCGCGCAAGACCAAGGCCGCGGCGCTGGCCATCGCCGAATCGCTGCCCACCGCCGCGGTGATCGGCGACATCGACGGACTCGCGAAGCGGCTCGACGCCATCGCCGAGCACTCCGAAGAGGCCGCCGCGCACGCCAAGGAGGAGAAAGACCGCGCCAGGCACGAGCACACCGAGCGCAAGGAGGCGCTGTGCGCCGAGGCGGAGAAGATCGCCGCCGAATCCACCCAGTGGAAGGCCGCGGGCGACCGGTTACGCGAGATCCTCGACGAATGGAAGTCGATCCGCGGCGTGGACCGCAAGGTGGACGACGCGCTTTGGAAGCGGTACTCCAAGGCCCGTGAGGCGTTCAACCGCAGACGCGGCGCGCACTTCGCCGAACTCGATCGCGAACGCGCCGCGGCGAAGACGCGCAAGGAAGAGCTCTGCGTGCGCGCCGAGGAACTGTCCGGCTCCACCGACTGGGTCGGCACCGCGAGCATCTTCCGTGACCTGCTCGCCGAATGGAAGGCCGCGGGCCGTGCGCCCCGCGAGGCCGACGAGGCGCTGTGGCGGCGCTTCAAGAGCGCGCAGGACGTGTTCTTCGCCGCGCGCAACGCCGCGGTCACCGAGCGCGACGCCGAGTTCGAGCAGAACGCGGCCGCCAAGGAGGAGCTGCTCGCCGCCTACGCGCACATCGACCCGGCGAACGGGCTCGAGGCCGCCCGCGCCAGTCTGCGTGAGCTGCAGGACAAGTGGGACGCGCTCGGCAAGGTGCCGCGCGAGCGCATGCAGGAGCTGGAAGGCAAGCTGCGCGCCATCGAGAAGCGGGTCCGCGACGCCGCCGACGCGCAATGGCGCCGTACCGATCCCGAGGCGATGGCTCGTGCCGCCCAATTCCGCGAGCGCGTAGCGCAATTCGAGGAGCAGGCCGCCAAGGCCCAGGCCGCTGGCAAGGCACGGGACGCGGAGAAGGCCCTCGAACAGGCCAAGCAGTGGCGCGAGTGGGCCGAGGCCGCGGAAGGCGCCGTCACCAACCGCTGAGTGCCACCGTCGCTCAGGCGGTGCGGGTGGTCGCGGTCGACCGGGCTATTCGCCGGTGAGCCGCCTGCGGTCCTGCTCTTCCTGCGCGGCGGTGGCGTTGCGACGCTGCTCCTCGGCCGCCAGTTGCAGGGCGGTGCGGCTCCAAACGACGCGAACCCAGTGGAAGGTCAGCACGATCGCGGCGATGACGCCGAGGATCAGGCCGATGCCGGGGCCCGCGCCGTGGTAG
This genomic interval carries:
- the hflX gene encoding GTPase HflX; amino-acid sequence: MKRSGGWTPAEPTVGEMQLDERSSLRRVAGLSTELTDITEVEYRQLRLERVVLVGVWTAGSAAQADASMTELAALAETAGSQVLEGLIQRRDKPDPATYIGSGKAEELRAVVLETGADTVICDGELTPAQLTALEKVVKVKVIDRTALILDIFAQHATSREGKAQVALAQMEYMLPRLRGWGESMSRQAGGRAGSNGGVGLRGPGETKIETDRRRIRERMAKLRREIREMKTARDTMRARRNSSGIPSVAIVGYTNAGKSSLMNALTGAGLLVQDALFATLDPTTRRADLDDGREVVFTDTVGFVRHLPTQLVEAFRSTLEEVTGADLLLHVVDGSDPLPAEQIKAVREVITDVIKEQGTVAPPELLVVNKIDALDQLALTRLRGQLPDAEFVSVHAGIGIEALRDRLAEVLGGLDVEVGVLLPYTRGDLLARIHADGRIITSDHEEGGTRVRARVPHALAAALAEYAHAGGPETNGHPAP
- the dapF gene encoding diaminopimelate epimerase — encoded protein: MSDFEFAKGHGTQNDFVVLPDPEVRLELTPARVSALCDRQRGLGADGVLRVARAAALRAAGVLTELPDGVRENDWFMDYRNADGSIAEMCGNGTRVFAHYLVASGLESSDTFVVGSRAGGRPVVVHAATAVDGEVTVDMGRVRELGESTATIAGWGYQGIGIDVGNPHLACVDPELTVDALGKLDLSVPPGYDPDLFPHGVNVEILTALDADRAVDMRVYERGVGETRSCGTGTVAAATAALVRDGFRVGTDSGEVRVRVPGGEVTVGLVEGVATLRGPSVLLASGRIAESWWLGL
- a CDS encoding lysophospholipid acyltransferase family protein produces the protein MSHDRAGSAGIGDRQSDVLEHEQPALSDGAPLHVSLTDTDVRVIETLLAPLRAWTSPRFYGLDNIPAEGPVLLVGNHNLMGGIDAPLLLPEVLRRRGRLIRGLAENVLIAVPGLRHFLHRYGAVRGTRGNCLALLRRGDAVIVFPGGGREAVRRKNEKYVLKWEGRSGFARMAIEAGAPIVPVAMIGVDDAYDIVVDGDHPVLRPLRWTVQALGLNPDLTPPLLRGIGPTVLPRPERFYFSAGTPIDPAPWRDAPDRATAAKELRDVTRKALEEELKFLFAERDRDSGRHLTGRLRDWLRR
- the miaA gene encoding tRNA (adenosine(37)-N6)-dimethylallyltransferase MiaA produces the protein MAAHRNGGGVITPVAVVGPTATGKSELGLALAERLGGEIVNIDAMQLYRGMDVGTAKLTPDERRGIPHHQLDVLAVTETATVAAYQSSAAADVAAIMARGRVPVIVGGSMMYVQALLDEWSFPATDPAVRARWEAVLAEGGVAAVHAALRAADPAAAATILPTDGRRMVRALEVVELTGRPFAASAPEIGTPRWDTVIIGVDRDTAELDERIERRTALMFERGLVDEVRALLEHGLREGVTARRAIGYAQVLAYLDNEYDLEHARERTLIGTRRYVRRQRSWFRRDPRVRWVDGAAPDLVARTLALLDEKERTPQ
- a CDS encoding DUF349 domain-containing protein: MTDSNGTAKASPGKMPRSSGAPKPGGSIQPPKPHATPGPAQQHPHPVVVPTVTDPSAWGRVDDDGTAWVKTADGERQVGSWQAGDAAEGLAHFGRRFDDLATEVALLEARLAAGADARKTKAAALAIAESLPTAAVIGDIDGLAKRLDAIAEHSEEAAAHAKEEKDRARHEHTERKEALCAEAEKIAAESTQWKAAGDRLREILDEWKSIRGVDRKVDDALWKRYSKAREAFNRRRGAHFAELDRERAAAKTRKEELCVRAEELSGSTDWVGTASIFRDLLAEWKAAGRAPREADEALWRRFKSAQDVFFAARNAAVTERDAEFEQNAAAKEELLAAYAHIDPANGLEAARASLRELQDKWDALGKVPRERMQELEGKLRAIEKRVRDAADAQWRRTDPEAMARAAQFRERVAQFEEQAAKAQAAGKARDAEKALEQAKQWREWAEAAEGAVTNR
- a CDS encoding TrmH family RNA methyltransferase, with amino-acid sequence MTRRVSTRNASVQVWQAYLNNRTKRHRDGRFLVQGVRPITQALANDWPLETLLYRLGTPELSSWARQLLDTSDVPQVGLVPELMAELGEKTGGIPEVVAVAVSRQEDLATFEPGEPGEDAPVVVVFDRPNSPGNLGTLIRSADAFGASGVVVTGHGADQYDPQAVRASTGSLFAMPVLRAAGPAQVLEFRDRQVRRGIPTRIVGTDEHGPRAAYDHDFTEATILVVGNETGGMSAAWQQACDDMVHIPMGGTASSLGAPSAAAVALYEISRQRRTFAK